The following coding sequences lie in one Xanthomonas hyacinthi genomic window:
- a CDS encoding NAD kinase, protein MPSAPRICFLASTAPPALQARDQLVARYGDCAPADADVLCALGGDGFMLQTLHRHGGLGKPVFGMKLGAVGFLMNQYRDDDLAERLAQAEPAKLRPLEMLAQTESGTTTGSLAYNEVSLLRQTRQAAHVSIDLNGQTRVDELICDGVMVATPAGSTAYNSSAHGPILPLGSHTLALTPIAPYRPRRWRGAILKADIEVRLRVLDPYKRPVSVTADSHETRDVVEVTIRESRDRMVTLLFDPEHNLEERILSEQFMV, encoded by the coding sequence CTGCCTTCCGCCCCCCGTATCTGTTTTCTTGCCAGCACTGCGCCGCCGGCGCTGCAGGCGCGCGATCAGCTGGTCGCGCGCTATGGCGACTGCGCGCCGGCCGATGCCGACGTGCTGTGCGCGCTCGGCGGCGACGGTTTCATGCTGCAGACCCTGCACCGCCACGGCGGCCTGGGCAAACCGGTGTTCGGCATGAAGCTGGGGGCGGTCGGTTTCCTGATGAACCAGTACCGCGACGACGACCTCGCCGAGCGCCTGGCGCAGGCCGAGCCGGCCAAGCTGCGGCCGCTGGAGATGCTGGCGCAGACCGAGTCCGGCACCACCACCGGCTCGCTGGCCTACAACGAAGTGTCGCTGCTGCGGCAGACCCGCCAGGCCGCGCACGTCAGCATCGACCTCAACGGCCAGACCCGGGTCGACGAACTGATCTGCGACGGGGTGATGGTGGCCACGCCGGCCGGCAGCACCGCCTACAACTCCTCGGCGCACGGCCCGATCCTGCCGCTGGGTTCGCACACGCTGGCGCTGACCCCGATCGCCCCGTACCGCCCGCGGCGCTGGCGCGGCGCGATCCTCAAGGCCGACATCGAGGTGCGCCTGCGCGTGCTCGACCCGTACAAGCGCCCGGTCAGCGTCACCGCCGACTCGCACGAGACCCGCGACGTGGTCGAAGTCACCATCCGCGAGTCGCGCGACCGCATGGTCACCTTGCTGTTCGATCCGGAGCACAACCTGGAGGAGCGGATCTTGAGCGAGCAGTTCATGGTTTGA
- a CDS encoding DUF2461 domain-containing protein — translation MTSYFSDASFKFLRALARHNDKAWFNDNRHKYEEHVRQPFLRLITDLQPDLAQVSEHFRADPRGVGGSLFRIHRDARFSHDKSPYKTWQGARLFHERRKQVPAPSFYLHLQPGESFVGAGLWHPEADTQRKVRQFIFDNPGSWKAAAHAPKLRRRFDFEASEVLVRPPRGFPAEFEFIDDLKHKNWVFWRQLDDATMTGPKLRSLIAADLQTLAPFVDYLCAALDLEF, via the coding sequence ATGACCAGCTATTTCAGCGACGCCAGCTTCAAGTTCCTGCGTGCCCTGGCGCGGCACAACGACAAGGCCTGGTTCAACGACAACCGGCACAAGTACGAAGAACACGTGCGCCAGCCGTTCCTGCGCCTGATCACCGACCTGCAGCCGGACCTGGCCCAGGTCAGCGAGCATTTCCGCGCCGACCCGCGCGGGGTCGGCGGCTCGCTGTTCCGCATCCATCGCGACGCGCGCTTCTCCCACGACAAATCGCCGTACAAGACCTGGCAGGGCGCGCGCCTGTTCCACGAGCGGCGCAAGCAGGTGCCGGCGCCTTCGTTCTACCTCCACCTGCAGCCGGGCGAGAGCTTCGTCGGCGCCGGCCTGTGGCATCCGGAAGCGGACACGCAGCGCAAGGTGCGCCAGTTCATCTTCGACAACCCCGGCAGCTGGAAAGCCGCCGCGCACGCGCCCAAGCTGCGCCGCCGCTTCGATTTCGAGGCCAGCGAAGTGCTGGTGCGGCCGCCGCGCGGCTTCCCGGCCGAATTCGAATTCATCGACGACCTCAAGCACAAGAACTGGGTGTTCTGGCGCCAGCTCGACGACGCCACCATGACCGGGCCGAAGCTGCGCTCGCTGATCGCCGCCGACCTGCAGACGCTGGCCCCGTTCGTGGATTATTTGTGCGCGGCGTTGGATCTGGAATTCTAG
- a CDS encoding DUF2939 domain-containing protein: MKKWLALLFLALLALGGYVAAGPYLAIRGISQALEQRDAAALERYVDFPTLRVNLKAQVDDALLRRAGPELQAGLFGGALLSLAGSVSGIGVDAMVTPAGIGALLQGDALWKRASGDTVGGDSYAAPRPPQPLRQAEHRFESTSRFVATLHTADGTAVPCVFTRDGLRWKLSNILLPL, encoded by the coding sequence ATGAAAAAATGGCTGGCATTGCTGTTCCTCGCCCTGCTCGCGCTGGGCGGCTATGTCGCCGCCGGACCCTACCTGGCGATCCGCGGGATCAGCCAGGCGCTGGAACAGCGCGACGCGGCGGCGCTGGAGCGCTACGTCGACTTCCCCACCCTGCGGGTCAACCTGAAGGCGCAGGTCGACGATGCGCTGCTGCGCCGCGCCGGGCCGGAGCTGCAGGCCGGCCTGTTCGGCGGCGCGCTGCTGTCGCTGGCCGGTAGCGTCAGCGGCATCGGCGTGGATGCAATGGTCACCCCGGCCGGGATCGGCGCGCTGCTGCAGGGCGATGCGCTGTGGAAGCGCGCCAGCGGCGACACCGTGGGCGGCGACAGCTATGCCGCGCCGCGCCCGCCGCAACCGCTGCGGCAGGCCGAACACCGCTTCGAATCGACCTCGCGTTTCGTCGCCACCCTCCACACCGCCGACGGCACCGCGGTGCCCTGCGTGTTCACCCGCGACGGGCTGCGCTGGAAGCTCAGCAACATCCTGCTGCCGTTGTAG
- a CDS encoding arsinothricin resistance N-acetyltransferase ArsN1 family A, with the protein MPIRTATQDDAAAIAAIYNQGIAERRSTFETQPRRTEEIREKLGVQGLMPYLVATDADGAVLGWANISSYRPRACYAGIGEFSIYLERASRGRGIGLDLLEALIAQARRLGYWKLLSRIFPINAASRALCARCGFREVGIYEKHAQLEGEWLDVVIVERLIAENLTPERVLEITEKASYRTGAC; encoded by the coding sequence ATGCCGATTCGAACCGCCACCCAGGACGACGCCGCAGCCATCGCCGCGATCTACAACCAAGGTATCGCCGAGCGCCGTTCGACGTTCGAGACCCAGCCGCGCCGTACCGAGGAGATCCGCGAGAAGCTGGGAGTGCAGGGCCTCATGCCTTATCTGGTCGCGACCGATGCCGACGGTGCTGTTCTGGGCTGGGCCAACATCAGCAGCTATCGCCCGCGCGCCTGTTACGCCGGGATCGGAGAGTTCTCGATTTACCTCGAACGCGCATCGCGAGGCCGTGGCATCGGCCTGGATTTACTTGAAGCGCTGATTGCGCAAGCCCGTCGCCTGGGCTACTGGAAGCTCTTGTCGCGCATCTTCCCGATCAACGCGGCAAGCCGTGCGTTATGCGCGCGATGCGGCTTTCGTGAGGTGGGGATCTACGAAAAGCACGCGCAGCTGGAAGGTGAGTGGCTGGACGTGGTGATTGTCGAGCGACTGATCGCGGAAAACCTGACACCCGAGCGCGTGCTCGAAATCACCGAGAAGGCTTCCTATCGCACTGGCGCGTGCTAG
- a CDS encoding NAD-glutamate dehydrogenase — MPAAAAGGFSLEPVYAALRQRYPGGRQAEAQVFAEQFYKRMEEDEFPHHSAQEWAALAASMLDFARKRKPGTVNVRVFNPSLKEDGWESSRTVLQIVNDDMPFLVDSVSMALSELGIGVHVLGHPVLRMSRDKGGKLETVGEGRPESLMLLEIDRQPPEDMPRVDAAIQRILGEVRNIVRDWSGMREKMLALADDLTTRRLPVDDKGRREAQEFLRWAAADHFTFFGYREYRVEKQGGEDVLAPLEDSGLGLLRGHDKSPARPVRTLAAHGLSESGIKEALILTKTNARSRVHRSGYMDYIGVLEFDAKGRIVAEQRFLGLFTSSAYNRRPWEIPLVRERHDYVMRKSGLTPSSHSGKALRHILETLPREELFQSNEEELYRTAMGILGLQERVRSRLFLRRDKYGRFISALVYLPRERFNTDVRLRIEALLKDALHGEYIDSSVVLGESPLAQLHLIVRPKPGEALEFDTTELESRLARLLRNWQDDLREALVASRGERDGLRLAANYGRALPAGYIEESTAQIAARDVERLAALRGPDDLHLSLQALRRDGADSLRLKLYRQRDDLPLSDVLPMMENLGLRVISERPYRLTVDGTLLYIQDFEVEPLAGSIDVARADAPLCEAFVRIWRGDAENDGFNRLIVGAGLGWRQVAILRGYCKYLLQTGVPFSQAYVEETCSRYPLLARLLVELFEARFDPATGNESKAQIADGQAALSAQLTLLAAGDDAALKALQPVIDARRGDRDAQLEAANAALLKLFDQVASLDEDRILRSFKGVIEATLRTSYYQTGKDGQPGHCIGFKLDSAKVPELPKPRPYREIFVYGPRVEGVHLRFGAVARGGLRWSDRREDFRTEVLGLVKAQMVKNTVIVPVGAKGGFFCKRAPVGGDRDAVLAEGIACYKLFIQGLLDITDNIVGGRIVAPPQVVRHDQDDPYLVVAADKGTATFSDIANGLALDHGFWLGDAFASGGSVGYDHKGMGITARGAWESVKRHFRALGRDCQSEDFSVVGIGDMSGDVFGNGMLLSRHIRLLAAFDHRHIFLDPTPNAAAAFAERERLFKLPRSSWADYDAKLISAGGGIYPRTLKSIEISAPVREALGLEAGVKQLSPNALMNAILKAPVDLFWNGGIGTYVKAASESHGDVGDRANNGLRVNGGELRCRIVGEGGNLGLTQLGRIEAAQVGVLLNTDFIDNSAGVDTSDHEVNIKILLNDVVQARKLSVAARNTLLASMTDEVAALVLWDNIRQNQALSLMERMSVKRLGSKQHFIRTLEAQGLLDRQIEYLPSDAEISARKARGQGLTRPELAVLLSYSKLVAFQQLLESDIPEDPYLSKELQRYFPQPLQKKYADAMERHRLKREIIATAVTNTTINRMGATFLMRMQEDTGRSIGEVAKAYTISRETLDARALWTQIDALDGQVPESVQIDALEVIWKLQRAFVRWLLFRPGPMPGITAAVERYHEPFNDIRVASGVLSDAQRPLYEALVQEWQDKGLPAALAQQLAELRFLEPAFDIIEMARTRKLRPVEVSKVHFRLGEALQLPWIFEQIDALEVNGRWHAVARGVLRDELAKHHSALAGQALALPGGNAEAKVQQWLQRDDSSLRFTLNMLQELSAQKALDYPTVSVAVQRLGQLAAHGV, encoded by the coding sequence GTGCCGGCCGCGGCCGCTGGCGGCTTCAGCCTGGAGCCGGTGTACGCGGCGCTGCGCCAGCGCTATCCGGGCGGCCGCCAGGCCGAGGCGCAGGTGTTCGCCGAGCAGTTCTACAAGCGCATGGAGGAGGACGAGTTCCCCCACCACAGCGCGCAGGAGTGGGCGGCGCTGGCGGCGTCGATGCTGGACTTCGCGCGCAAGCGCAAGCCGGGCACGGTCAACGTGCGGGTGTTCAATCCGAGCCTGAAGGAGGATGGCTGGGAGTCCTCGCGCACGGTGCTGCAGATCGTCAACGACGACATGCCGTTCCTGGTCGATTCGGTGAGCATGGCGCTGTCGGAGCTGGGCATCGGCGTGCACGTGCTCGGCCATCCGGTGCTGCGCATGAGCCGCGACAAGGGCGGCAAGCTGGAGACGGTCGGCGAGGGCAGGCCGGAATCGCTGATGCTGCTGGAGATCGACCGGCAGCCGCCGGAGGACATGCCGCGGGTGGACGCGGCGATCCAGCGCATCCTCGGCGAGGTGCGCAACATCGTGCGCGACTGGAGCGGCATGCGCGAGAAGATGCTGGCGCTGGCCGACGACCTGACCACGCGGCGCCTGCCGGTGGACGACAAGGGCCGGCGCGAGGCGCAGGAGTTCCTGCGCTGGGCCGCGGCCGACCACTTCACCTTCTTCGGCTACCGCGAGTACCGGGTCGAGAAGCAGGGCGGCGAAGACGTGCTGGCGCCGCTGGAGGACAGCGGCCTGGGCCTGCTGCGCGGCCACGACAAGTCGCCGGCGCGGCCGGTGCGCACGCTGGCCGCGCACGGCCTCAGCGAATCCGGGATCAAGGAAGCGCTGATCCTGACCAAGACCAATGCGCGCTCGCGGGTGCACCGCAGCGGCTACATGGACTACATCGGCGTGCTGGAATTCGACGCCAAGGGCCGCATCGTCGCCGAGCAGCGCTTCCTCGGCCTGTTCACCTCCAGCGCCTACAACCGCCGACCGTGGGAGATCCCGCTGGTGCGCGAGCGCCACGACTACGTGATGCGCAAGTCCGGGCTGACCCCGAGCAGCCACAGCGGCAAGGCGCTGCGCCACATCCTGGAGACGCTGCCGCGCGAGGAGCTGTTCCAGTCCAACGAGGAAGAGCTGTACCGCACCGCGATGGGCATTCTCGGCTTGCAGGAGCGGGTGCGCAGCCGCCTGTTCCTGCGCCGCGACAAGTACGGCCGCTTCATTTCCGCGCTGGTCTACCTCCCGCGCGAGCGCTTCAACACCGACGTGCGCCTGCGCATCGAGGCCTTGCTGAAGGACGCGCTGCACGGCGAGTACATCGACTCCAGCGTGGTGCTGGGCGAATCGCCGCTGGCGCAGCTGCACCTGATCGTGCGGCCCAAGCCCGGCGAGGCGCTGGAATTCGATACCACCGAGCTGGAATCGCGCCTGGCGCGCCTGCTGCGCAATTGGCAGGACGATCTGCGCGAGGCGCTGGTCGCCAGCCGCGGCGAGCGCGACGGCCTGCGCCTGGCGGCCAACTACGGCCGCGCGCTGCCGGCCGGCTACATCGAGGAATCGACCGCGCAGATCGCCGCGCGCGACGTCGAGCGCCTGGCCGCGCTGCGCGGTCCGGACGACCTGCACCTGAGCCTGCAGGCGCTGCGCCGCGACGGCGCCGACAGCCTGCGCCTGAAGCTGTACCGCCAGCGCGACGACCTGCCGCTGTCGGACGTGCTGCCGATGATGGAGAACCTGGGCCTGCGGGTGATCTCCGAGCGTCCGTACCGGCTCACCGTGGACGGCACCCTGCTGTACATCCAGGACTTCGAAGTGGAGCCGCTGGCCGGCAGCATCGACGTCGCGCGCGCCGATGCGCCGCTGTGCGAGGCGTTCGTGCGCATCTGGCGCGGCGATGCCGAGAACGACGGCTTCAACCGCCTGATCGTCGGCGCCGGCCTGGGCTGGCGCCAGGTGGCGATCCTGCGCGGCTACTGCAAGTACCTGCTGCAGACCGGCGTGCCGTTCTCGCAGGCCTACGTCGAAGAAACCTGCAGCCGCTATCCGCTGCTGGCGCGGCTGCTGGTGGAACTGTTCGAGGCGCGCTTCGATCCGGCCACCGGCAACGAGAGCAAGGCGCAGATCGCCGACGGCCAGGCCGCGCTGTCGGCGCAGCTGACCTTGCTGGCGGCCGGCGACGACGCCGCGCTGAAGGCGCTGCAACCGGTGATCGACGCGCGCCGCGGCGACCGCGATGCGCAGCTGGAAGCGGCCAATGCCGCGCTGCTGAAGCTGTTCGACCAGGTCGCCAGCCTCGACGAGGACCGCATCCTGCGCAGCTTCAAGGGCGTGATCGAAGCGACCCTGCGCACCAGCTACTACCAGACCGGCAAGGATGGCCAGCCGGGCCATTGCATCGGCTTCAAGCTCGATTCGGCCAAGGTGCCGGAACTGCCCAAGCCGCGCCCGTACCGCGAGATCTTCGTGTACGGCCCGCGCGTGGAAGGCGTGCACCTGCGCTTCGGCGCGGTGGCGCGCGGCGGCCTGCGCTGGTCGGACCGGCGCGAGGATTTCCGTACCGAGGTGCTGGGCCTGGTCAAGGCGCAGATGGTCAAGAACACGGTGATCGTGCCGGTCGGCGCCAAGGGCGGCTTCTTCTGCAAGCGCGCGCCGGTCGGCGGCGACCGCGACGCGGTGCTGGCCGAGGGCATCGCCTGCTACAAGCTGTTCATCCAGGGCCTGCTCGACATCACCGACAACATCGTCGGCGGCAGGATCGTGGCGCCGCCGCAGGTGGTGCGCCACGACCAGGACGATCCGTACCTGGTGGTCGCCGCCGACAAGGGCACCGCCACGTTCTCCGACATCGCCAACGGGCTGGCGCTCGACCACGGCTTCTGGCTCGGCGACGCGTTCGCCTCCGGCGGCTCGGTCGGCTACGACCACAAGGGCATGGGCATCACCGCGCGCGGCGCCTGGGAGTCGGTCAAGCGCCACTTCCGCGCGCTGGGCCGCGACTGCCAGAGCGAGGACTTCAGCGTGGTCGGCATCGGCGACATGTCCGGCGACGTGTTCGGCAACGGCATGCTGCTGTCCAGGCACATCCGCCTGCTGGCCGCGTTCGACCACCGCCACATCTTCCTGGATCCCACGCCGAATGCCGCGGCCGCGTTCGCCGAGCGCGAACGCCTGTTCAAGCTGCCGCGCTCCAGCTGGGCCGACTACGACGCCAAGCTGATCAGCGCCGGCGGCGGCATCTATCCGCGCACGCTGAAGTCGATCGAGATCAGCGCGCCGGTGCGCGAGGCGCTGGGCCTGGAGGCGGGGGTCAAGCAGCTCTCGCCCAACGCGCTGATGAATGCAATCCTCAAGGCGCCGGTGGACCTGTTCTGGAACGGCGGCATCGGCACCTACGTCAAGGCGGCGAGCGAGAGCCATGGCGACGTCGGCGACCGCGCCAACAACGGCCTGCGCGTCAACGGCGGCGAGCTGCGCTGCAGGATCGTCGGCGAAGGCGGCAACCTGGGCCTGACCCAGCTCGGCCGCATCGAGGCCGCGCAGGTCGGGGTGCTGCTCAACACCGACTTCATCGACAACTCGGCCGGCGTGGACACCTCCGACCACGAGGTCAACATCAAGATCCTGCTCAACGACGTGGTGCAGGCCAGGAAGCTGAGCGTGGCGGCGCGCAACACGCTGCTGGCGTCGATGACCGACGAGGTCGCCGCGCTGGTGCTGTGGGACAACATCCGCCAGAACCAGGCGCTGAGCCTGATGGAGCGGATGAGCGTCAAGCGCCTGGGCTCCAAGCAGCACTTCATCCGCACCCTGGAAGCGCAGGGCCTGCTCGACCGGCAGATCGAATACCTGCCCTCGGATGCGGAGATCTCCGCGCGCAAGGCCCGCGGCCAGGGCCTGACCCGGCCGGAGCTGGCGGTGCTGCTGTCCTACTCCAAGCTGGTCGCGTTCCAGCAGCTGCTGGAATCGGACATCCCTGAAGACCCGTACCTGTCCAAGGAGCTGCAGCGCTACTTCCCGCAGCCGCTGCAGAAGAAGTACGCCGATGCGATGGAGCGGCACCGGCTGAAGCGCGAGATCATCGCCACCGCGGTCACCAACACCACCATCAACCGCATGGGCGCGACCTTCCTGATGCGCATGCAGGAAGACACCGGGCGCAGCATCGGCGAGGTCGCCAAGGCGTACACGATCAGCCGCGAGACGCTGGACGCGCGCGCGCTGTGGACGCAGATCGACGCGCTGGACGGGCAGGTGCCCGAGTCGGTGCAGATCGATGCGCTGGAAGTGATCTGGAAGCTGCAGCGCGCGTTCGTGCGCTGGCTGCTGTTCCGTCCCGGCCCGATGCCCGGCATCACCGCGGCGGTGGAGCGCTACCACGAACCGTTCAACGACATCCGCGTCGCCTCCGGCGTGCTCTCGGACGCACAGCGCCCGCTGTACGAGGCGCTGGTGCAGGAGTGGCAGGACAAGGGCCTGCCGGCGGCGCTGGCGCAGCAGCTGGCGGAACTGCGCTTCCTGGAGCCGGCGTTCGACATCATCGAGATGGCGCGTACCCGCAAGCTCAGGCCGGTGGAGGTGTCGAAGGTGCATTTCCGCCTCGGCGAGGCCTTGCAGTTGCCGTGGATCTTCGAGCAGATCGATGCGCTGGAGGTCAACGGCCGCTGGCATGCGGTGGCCCGCGGCGTGCTGCGCGACGAACTGGCCAAGCACCACAGCGCGCTGGCCGGGCAGGCCCTGGCGTTGCCGGGCGGCAACGCCGAGGCCAAGGTGCAGCAGTGGCTGCAGCGCGACGACAGCAGCCTGCGCTTCACCTTGAACATGCTGCAGGAACTGTCGGCGCAGAAGGCGCTGGACTACCCGACGGTGTCGGTGGCGGTGCAGCGGCTTGGGCAGCTTGCGGCGCACGGTGTGTAA
- a CDS encoding transferase: protein MSAASGGNGGGANRWATLRQLLRPDSSATSGIRPGRPYLERGWRYTSLQFKGEVTQSRMLTWWPHLLEVGYTRSMLGALLLRPDPRCIGIVGLGGGSQAKFCYRHLPQARIEAIEADADVLALREAFHIPADDARFQALHGDGALLLPQRRGRYDLLLLDAYDAEGIPAAMRTRGFYEACHAALAAGGVLAVNLYATDTRQHVAHLRKIFGGCVLRLDEPEGDNHVVFAWTGDVQALDARAALARLPWSARWQLRPTFRRLQKAFAAMARSPL from the coding sequence GTGAGCGCGGCCTCCGGCGGCAACGGCGGCGGAGCCAACCGCTGGGCCACGCTGCGCCAGCTGCTGCGGCCTGACAGTTCCGCGACCAGCGGCATACGCCCGGGGCGGCCCTACCTGGAGCGCGGCTGGCGCTATACCAGCCTGCAATTCAAGGGCGAAGTGACCCAGAGCCGGATGCTGACCTGGTGGCCGCACCTGCTGGAGGTGGGCTATACCCGCAGCATGCTCGGCGCGCTGTTGCTGCGGCCTGATCCGCGCTGCATCGGCATCGTCGGCCTGGGCGGCGGCTCGCAGGCCAAGTTCTGCTACCGGCACCTGCCGCAGGCGCGGATCGAGGCGATCGAGGCCGACGCCGACGTGCTGGCGCTGCGCGAGGCCTTCCATATCCCGGCCGACGATGCGCGCTTTCAGGCGCTGCACGGCGACGGCGCGCTCCTGTTGCCGCAACGCCGCGGCCGCTACGACCTGTTGCTGCTCGATGCCTACGATGCCGAGGGCATCCCTGCGGCGATGCGCACGCGCGGTTTCTACGAGGCCTGCCATGCGGCGCTGGCCGCCGGCGGCGTGCTGGCGGTGAACCTGTACGCCACCGACACCCGCCAGCACGTGGCGCACCTGCGCAAGATCTTCGGCGGCTGCGTGCTGCGCCTGGACGAGCCGGAGGGGGACAACCATGTGGTGTTCGCCTGGACCGGCGATGTGCAGGCGCTGGATGCGCGCGCCGCGCTGGCGCGCCTGCCGTGGTCGGCGCGCTGGCAGTTGCGGCCGACGTTCCGGCGCCTGCAAAAGGCGTTTGCCGCTATGGCGCGTTCGCCCCTGTAG
- a CDS encoding MarR family winged helix-turn-helix transcriptional regulator, with protein sequence MNSALQVVSVVMTSAVAASGRSSLADLADAALAAVLGQVADQAVHMAVLGAIDQVAALLLDMLADCKEVASGIWLRVPTNSVHGLMPASRDAKLDDDARALSEALADLVRLYQFRDRDQLSCFGISVTQCHALETLVEQGPLRAGDIARRLFLNKSTMSRVVDALERKGHVRRQADATDQRAWLLEVTESGHALHARIKADLLRQHKAIVADFDAQTRTSATTVIRRFANAAAQRFHSATPPAAASE encoded by the coding sequence ATGAACAGCGCGTTGCAGGTGGTGTCGGTGGTCATGACGTCAGCAGTCGCGGCGAGTGGAAGGAGCAGCCTCGCTGACCTCGCAGATGCCGCCTTGGCAGCAGTGCTCGGTCAGGTAGCCGATCAGGCCGTTCATATGGCCGTACTCGGCGCGATAGATCAGGTTGCGGCCCTGCTGCTCGATATGCTTGCCGATTGCAAGGAAGTCGCGTCCGGCATATGGTTGCGGGTACCAACCAATTCAGTGCATGGTCTGATGCCTGCCAGCCGCGATGCCAAGCTCGACGACGATGCCCGCGCGCTAAGTGAAGCGCTGGCCGATCTGGTGAGGCTTTATCAGTTTCGGGACCGCGATCAGCTGTCCTGTTTCGGGATATCGGTGACCCAGTGCCATGCCCTGGAGACCTTGGTAGAGCAGGGGCCGTTGCGGGCGGGGGACATTGCCAGGCGGCTTTTCTTGAACAAGAGCACGATGAGTCGCGTCGTTGACGCGCTGGAGCGCAAAGGCCATGTCAGGCGCCAGGCCGACGCGACGGACCAACGCGCGTGGCTGCTCGAAGTCACCGAGTCCGGCCATGCCTTGCATGCCCGAATCAAGGCGGATCTGCTCAGGCAGCACAAGGCCATCGTGGCCGACTTCGACGCGCAGACCCGGACCAGCGCCACCACGGTGATCCGCCGCTTCGCCAACGCCGCCGCGCAGCGGTTTCATTCGGCGACACCCCCAGCTGCCGCTTCTGAGTAA
- a CDS encoding 5'-nucleotidase, translated as MSDNFPRLLTVAITSRALFDLEEGHALFEQQGVEAYSAYQREREDDVLAPGVAFPVVRKLLALNQGTPPETPPVEVILLSRNSADTGLRIFNSIQHYGLGIVRATFTSGEATWPYVKPFGTDLFLSANPESVRRALSHGIAAATILPKAPGEHAQEAAAAAGAIDSERLSTQLRIAFDGDAVIFSDEGERFSREQGVEAFGRHERENAREPLTGGPFRNFLSALHALQAAFPAGEASPIRTALVTARSAPAHERVIRTLREWGVRLDEALFLGGRHKGPFLQAFGADIFFDDSQHNIDSAARERVAAGHVPHGVANVIAKP; from the coding sequence ATGTCCGACAACTTCCCCCGCCTGCTCACCGTCGCCATCACCTCGCGCGCCCTGTTCGATCTGGAAGAGGGCCATGCGCTGTTCGAACAGCAGGGGGTGGAGGCGTACAGCGCCTACCAGCGCGAGCGCGAGGACGACGTGCTGGCGCCGGGCGTGGCGTTCCCGGTGGTACGCAAGCTGCTGGCACTGAACCAGGGCACGCCGCCGGAGACGCCGCCGGTGGAGGTGATCCTGCTGTCGCGCAATTCCGCCGATACCGGGCTGCGCATCTTCAATTCGATCCAGCACTACGGGCTGGGCATCGTCCGCGCCACCTTCACCTCCGGCGAGGCCACCTGGCCCTACGTCAAGCCGTTCGGCACCGACCTGTTCCTGTCGGCCAATCCCGAATCGGTGCGGCGCGCGCTGAGCCATGGCATCGCCGCGGCGACGATCCTGCCCAAGGCGCCGGGCGAACATGCGCAGGAGGCGGCCGCGGCGGCGGGGGCGATCGATTCGGAGCGCCTGTCCACGCAGCTGCGCATCGCCTTCGACGGCGATGCGGTGATCTTCAGCGACGAGGGCGAGCGTTTCTCGCGCGAGCAGGGGGTGGAGGCGTTCGGCCGCCACGAGCGCGAGAACGCGCGCGAGCCGCTGACCGGCGGGCCGTTCCGCAATTTCCTGTCCGCGCTGCATGCGCTGCAGGCCGCGTTCCCGGCCGGCGAGGCCTCGCCGATCCGCACCGCGCTGGTCACCGCGCGCTCGGCGCCGGCGCACGAGCGGGTGATCCGCACGCTGCGCGAGTGGGGCGTGCGCCTGGACGAGGCGCTGTTCCTCGGCGGCCGCCACAAGGGGCCGTTCCTGCAGGCGTTCGGCGCCGACATCTTCTTCGACGACTCGCAGCACAACATCGACAGCGCCGCGCGCGAGCGCGTGGCCGCCGGGCACGTGCCGCACGGCGTGGCCAACGTCATCGCCAAGCCGTGA